One window of Mesorhizobium sp. WSM4904 genomic DNA carries:
- a CDS encoding DeoR/GlpR family DNA-binding transcription regulator — MIHSKRHGEILRLLNEEGTITIASLAERLGVSLETVRRDVRPLTDEGSILKMHGAVGLPSMAGEAPFERRMRENAEAKRLIARMVAATIRDGESVMLDTGTTTSFLARELLGHRRLTVVTNSSDIARTLATVNGNKVYMAGGELRSDSGAAFGVTAIDFVSRFSVSHAVISIGAVDAVAGLTDYELEEAEFARMVLSRGQRSLVITDHTKFGRQGLVQVCGFDAFSELATDQPPPRDIAAALSHAGARLSIAVA; from the coding sequence ATGATCCACTCGAAACGGCATGGCGAAATCCTGCGGCTCCTCAACGAGGAGGGCACGATCACCATCGCCAGCCTGGCCGAGCGGCTGGGCGTGTCGCTGGAGACGGTGCGGCGCGACGTCAGGCCGCTCACCGACGAGGGATCGATCCTGAAGATGCATGGCGCCGTCGGCCTCCCGTCGATGGCCGGCGAGGCGCCGTTCGAGCGCCGCATGCGCGAGAATGCCGAGGCAAAGCGCCTGATCGCCCGCATGGTCGCGGCCACCATCCGCGACGGTGAGTCGGTCATGCTCGACACCGGCACCACCACGTCCTTTCTGGCGCGCGAGCTGCTCGGCCATCGCCGGCTGACGGTGGTCACCAACTCGTCCGACATTGCCCGCACGCTGGCGACGGTGAACGGCAACAAGGTCTACATGGCCGGCGGCGAGCTGCGCAGCGATTCGGGCGCGGCTTTCGGCGTCACCGCGATCGATTTCGTCAGCCGCTTCTCGGTCAGCCACGCCGTGATCTCGATCGGCGCGGTCGATGCCGTCGCCGGCCTTACCGACTACGAGCTGGAGGAAGCGGAATTCGCTCGCATGGTGCTGTCGCGCGGCCAACGTTCGTTGGTCATCACCGACCATACCAAGTTCGGCCGGCAGGGATTGGTCCAGGTCTGCGGCTTCGACGCCTTTTCCGAGCTTGCCACCGACCAGCCGCCGCCGCGCGACATCGCCGCCGCGCTGAGCCATGCCGGCGCGCGGCTCAGCATTGCGGTGGCTTAA